Proteins encoded by one window of Esox lucius isolate fEsoLuc1 chromosome 4, fEsoLuc1.pri, whole genome shotgun sequence:
- the csf1ra gene encoding macrophage colony-stimulating factor 1 receptor isoform X5 — translation MLLYLAFLLGILPIVAQEWQRPVIKLNSQLVFGPEVVLTKGTQLVLRCEGNGPVNWLTRLAKHRKFISKGNSTVKTFKVDKLSAEHTGTYTCEYTSVDVKRPNLVSTVHVYVKDPAGLFTTSTTALRVVKKEGEDCLLPCLLTDPEATDLGLRMENNTSTPPGMNYTVDPHRGIFIRNLHPSFNADYVCTAKLNGLEMISKAFSINVIQRLRFPPYVFVENDEYVRIVGEKLIIRCTTHNPNFNYNVTWTYNSKKRFTIEEKVSSEENNRLDIVSILTIFSVDQSDTGNITCIGVNEAGVNSSTTSLLVVEEPYIRLAPQLSSKLAHQGLSIEVNEGEDLKLSVLVEAYPQIIAQHWDTPSTSATQEHTFTRYNNRYSATLLLKRMNAQEQGQYTFNARSAMANGSITFQVQMYQRPVAVVRWENITTLTCTSSGYPAPIIFWYQCFGIRETCNENTTGVQMPTPLLAQTFETQREEYGAVEVESVLTVGQSNHRMTVECVAFNLVGVSKDTFAIEVSDKLFTSTLLGAAGILAILILLLIILLYKYKQKPRYEIRWKIIQATDGNNYTFIDPTQLPYNEKWEFPRDKLKLGKILGAGAFGKVVEATAYGLGKEDNVMRVAVKMLKASAHSDEREALMSELKILSHLGQHKNIVNLLGACTQAGPVLVITEYCSHGDLLNFLRHKQETFLNFVMNMPEVPEETSNYKNLSEKNQFIRSDSGISSVCSDSYLEMRPARQHISSSLDSVCDEGGPDSWPLDMDDLLRFSHQVAQGLDFLAAKNCIHRDVAARNVLLTDRHVAKICDFGLARDIMNDSNYVVKGNARLPVKWMAPESIFDCIYTVQSDVWSYGILLWEIFSLGKSPYPNILVDTKFYKMIKCGYQMSRPDFAAPEMYDIMKSCWNLEPMERPTFSKISQLIQRLLGEEPKHPDQQQVTYQNVQEQDMQGEELDPCADDEETKFCDGSCDQSCENEEEEQPLMKTNNYQFC, via the exons ATGCTGCTCTACCTGGCCTTTCTTCTAGGGATCCTGCCCATAGTAGCTCAAG AATGGCAGCGTCCTGTAATAAAGCTCAACTCCCAACTCGTGTTTGGGCCTGAGGTAGTGCTAACCAAGGGCACTCAACTGGTCCTGAGGTGTGAGGGCAACGGGCCAGTCAACTGGCTCACCCGGTTGGCCAAACATAGGAAATTCATCTCCAAGGGCAACAGCACTGTCAAAACCTTCAAAGTGGACAAACTGTCGGCAGAGCACACTGGGACATATACATGTGAATATACCAGCGTGGATGTCAAGCGCCCGAACCTGGTCTCCACAGTTCATGTTTATGTGAAAG ACCCAGCCGGCCTTTTCACAACCAGCACCACGGCCCTACGTGTGGTGAAGAAGGAGGGGGAGGACTGCCTGCTCCCCTGCCTGCTTACTGACCCGGAGGCCACAGACCTCGGTCTCCGCATGGAAAACAACACCTCCACACCACCAGGGATGAACTACACAGTCGACCCCCACAGAGGCATCTTCATCCGCAACCTCCACCCGAGCTTCAACGCTGATTACGTCTGCACTGCCAAGCTCAACGGCCTGGAGATGATCTCCAAGGCTTTTTCCATCAACGTCATCCAAA GGCTACGTTTCCCGCCGTACGTGTTCGTGGAGAACGACGAGTATGTCCGTATTGTTGGAGAAAAGCTGATAATCCGCTGCACCACCCACAATCCAAACTTCAACTATAATGTCACGTGGACTTACAACTCCAAGAAG AGATTCACCATAGAAGAGAAAGTCAGCTCTGAGGAGAATAACCGTCTGGACATTGTGAGCATCCTGACAATTTTCTCAGTGGACCAGTCAGACACTGGCAACATAACCTGCATCGGCGTTAACGAGGCTGGAGTAAACAGTTCCACCACCTCCTTGCTAGTTGTAG AGGAACCCTACATCCGTCTGGCCCCGCAACTGTCCTCCAAGCTGGCCCACCAAGGCCTGTCCATCGAGGTGAACGAGGGAGAGGACTTAAAGCTCAGTGTCCTGGTCGAGGCTTACCCCCAGATCATAGCCCAGCACTGGGACACACCCAGCACCTCTGCCACACAGGAACACACCTTCACACGCTACAACAACAG ATATTCTGCTACCCTGCTGCTGAAGAGAATGAATGCACAAGAGCAGGGCCAGTACACTTTCAATGCCAGGAGTGCCATGGCCAACGGATCCATAACATTCCAAGTGCAAATGTATC AGAGGCCAGTTGCCGTGGTGAGGTGGGAAAACATCACCACCCTCACATGCACATCATCGGGTTACCCTGCTCCCATCATCTTCTGGTACCAATGTTTTGGAATACGAGAAAC GTGCAATGAGAACACCACAGGGGTACAGATGCCAACGCCTCTCCTGGCCCAAACGTTTGAGACCCAGAGGGAGGAATACGGAGCGGTCGAGGTGGAGAGCGTCTTGACCGTGGGGCAGTCCAACCATAGGATGACCGTGGAGTGTGTGGCTTTTAACCTGGTTGGAGTCAGCAAAGACACCTTTGCCATTGAAGTTTCTG ATAAACTGTTCACCTCCACCCTATTGGGTGCAGCCGGTATTTTGGCCATTCTCATCCTGCTCCTTATAATCCTTCTCTACAAGTATAAGCAG AAACCAAGATATGAGATCCGATGGAAGATCATTCAGGCCACTGATGGAAACAACTACACGTTCATTGACCCAACTCAGCTGCCTTACAATGAAAAGTGGGAGTTTCCCAGAGATAAGCTCAAGCTAG GAAAGATCCTGGGTGCCGGGGCCTTTGGTAAGGTGGTGGAGGCCACTGCCTATGGCCTGGGAAAGGAAGACAATGTGATGCGAGTAGCTGTCAAGATGCTCAAAG CTAGTGCCCACTCGGATGAGAGAGAAGCTCTGATGTCAGAACTGAAAATCCTGAGTCACCTGGGACAGCACAAGAATATTGTCAACCTGCTGGGAGCCTGCACTCAGGCGG GACCTGTACTGGTGATCACTGAGTACTGTAGTCATGGAGACCTTCTGAACTTCCTTCGACACAAGCAGGAGACCTTTCTGAACTTTGTCATGAACATGCCCGAGGTCCCAGAAGAGACCAGCAACTACAAGAATCTCAGCGAGAAGAATCAGTTCATCAGAAG TGACAGTGGGATCTccagtgtgtgttctgacagctATCTGGAGATGAGGCCTGCCCGCCAGCACATCAGCTCCTCTCTGG ACTCTGTGTGTGACGAAGGTGGTCCGGACTCATGGCCTTTGGACATGGATGACCTGCTGAGATTCTCCCATCAGGTAGCTCAGGGACTGGACTTCCTGGCAGCCAAGAAT TGCATTCACCGGGACGTGGCAGCCCGGAACGTTCTCCTAACAGACCGCCATGTTGCTAAGATCTGTGACTTTGGCCTGGCGCGTGACATCATGAACGACTCCAACTATGTGGTGAAGGGAAAT GCTCGCCTGCCTGTGAAGTGGATGGCTCCAGAGAGTATCTTCGACTGTATCTACACTGTGCAGAGTGATGTCTGGTCCTACGGGATTCTGCTATGGGAGATCTTCTCGCTGG GGAAGAGCCCCTACCCCAATATCCTGGTGGATACAAAATTCTACAAGATGATAAAGTGTGGGTATCAGATGTCTCGGCCAGACTTTGCCGCTCCAGAAAT GTATGACATCATGAAATCGTGCTGGAATCTGGAACCGATGGAGCGCCCCACTTTCAGTAAGATCAGTCAACTGATTCAAAGACTACTGGGGGAGGAGCCAAAACATCCAGACCAG cAGCAGGTGACATACCAAAACGTCCAAGAGCAGGACATGCAGGGTGAAGAACTAGATCCATGTGCTGATGATGAAGAGACAAAGTTTTGTGATGGCTCTTGTGACCAGTCATGTGAGAATGAAGAGGAGGAGCAACCGCTGATGAAGACCAACAACTATCAGTTCTGCTGA
- the csf1ra gene encoding macrophage colony-stimulating factor 1 receptor isoform X2 produces the protein MLLYLAFLLGILPIVAQEWQRPVIKLNSQLVFGPEVVLTKGTQLVLRCEGNGPVNWLTRLAKHRKFISKGNSTVKTFKVDKLSAEHTGTYTCEYTSVDVKRPNLVSTVHVYVKDPAGLFTTSTTALRVVKKEGEDCLLPCLLTDPEATDLGLRMENNTSTPPGMNYTVDPHRGIFIRNLHPSFNADYVCTAKLNGLEMISKAFSINVIQRLRFPPYVFVENDEYVRIVGEKLIIRCTTHNPNFNYNVTWTYNSKKASRFTIEEKVSSEENNRLDIVSILTIFSVDQSDTGNITCIGVNEAGVNSSTTSLLVVEEPYIRLAPQLSSKLAHQGLSIEVNEGEDLKLSVLVEAYPQIIAQHWDTPSTSATQEHTFTRYNNRYSATLLLKRMNAQEQGQYTFNARSAMANGSITFQVQMYQRPVAVVRWENITTLTCTSSGYPAPIIFWYQCFGIRETCNENTTGVQMPTPLLAQTFETQREEYGAVEVESVLTVGQSNHRMTVECVAFNLVGVSKDTFAIEVSDKLFTSTLLGAAGILAILILLLIILLYKYKQKPRYEIRWKIIQATDGNNYTFIDPTQLPYNEKWEFPRDKLKLGKILGAGAFGKVVEATAYGLGKEDNVMRVAVKMLKASAHSDEREALMSELKILSHLGQHKNIVNLLGACTQAGPVLVITEYCSHGDLLNFLRHKQETFLNFVMNMPEVPEETSNYKNLSEKNQFIRSDSGISSVCSDSYLEMRPARQHISSSLDSVCDEGGPDSWPLDMDDLLRFSHQVAQGLDFLAAKNCIHRDVAARNVLLTDRHVAKICDFGLARDIMNDSNYVVKGNARLPVKWMAPESIFDCIYTVQSDVWSYGILLWEIFSLGKSPYPNILVDTKFYKMIKCGYQMSRPDFAAPEMYDIMKSCWNLEPMERPTFSKISQLIQRLLGEEPKHPDQQQVTYQNVQEQDMQGEELDPCADDEETKFCDGSCDQSCENEEEEQPLMKTNNYQFC, from the exons ATGCTGCTCTACCTGGCCTTTCTTCTAGGGATCCTGCCCATAGTAGCTCAAG AATGGCAGCGTCCTGTAATAAAGCTCAACTCCCAACTCGTGTTTGGGCCTGAGGTAGTGCTAACCAAGGGCACTCAACTGGTCCTGAGGTGTGAGGGCAACGGGCCAGTCAACTGGCTCACCCGGTTGGCCAAACATAGGAAATTCATCTCCAAGGGCAACAGCACTGTCAAAACCTTCAAAGTGGACAAACTGTCGGCAGAGCACACTGGGACATATACATGTGAATATACCAGCGTGGATGTCAAGCGCCCGAACCTGGTCTCCACAGTTCATGTTTATGTGAAAG ACCCAGCCGGCCTTTTCACAACCAGCACCACGGCCCTACGTGTGGTGAAGAAGGAGGGGGAGGACTGCCTGCTCCCCTGCCTGCTTACTGACCCGGAGGCCACAGACCTCGGTCTCCGCATGGAAAACAACACCTCCACACCACCAGGGATGAACTACACAGTCGACCCCCACAGAGGCATCTTCATCCGCAACCTCCACCCGAGCTTCAACGCTGATTACGTCTGCACTGCCAAGCTCAACGGCCTGGAGATGATCTCCAAGGCTTTTTCCATCAACGTCATCCAAA GGCTACGTTTCCCGCCGTACGTGTTCGTGGAGAACGACGAGTATGTCCGTATTGTTGGAGAAAAGCTGATAATCCGCTGCACCACCCACAATCCAAACTTCAACTATAATGTCACGTGGACTTACAACTCCAAGAAGGCAAGC AGATTCACCATAGAAGAGAAAGTCAGCTCTGAGGAGAATAACCGTCTGGACATTGTGAGCATCCTGACAATTTTCTCAGTGGACCAGTCAGACACTGGCAACATAACCTGCATCGGCGTTAACGAGGCTGGAGTAAACAGTTCCACCACCTCCTTGCTAGTTGTAG AGGAACCCTACATCCGTCTGGCCCCGCAACTGTCCTCCAAGCTGGCCCACCAAGGCCTGTCCATCGAGGTGAACGAGGGAGAGGACTTAAAGCTCAGTGTCCTGGTCGAGGCTTACCCCCAGATCATAGCCCAGCACTGGGACACACCCAGCACCTCTGCCACACAGGAACACACCTTCACACGCTACAACAACAG ATATTCTGCTACCCTGCTGCTGAAGAGAATGAATGCACAAGAGCAGGGCCAGTACACTTTCAATGCCAGGAGTGCCATGGCCAACGGATCCATAACATTCCAAGTGCAAATGTATC AGAGGCCAGTTGCCGTGGTGAGGTGGGAAAACATCACCACCCTCACATGCACATCATCGGGTTACCCTGCTCCCATCATCTTCTGGTACCAATGTTTTGGAATACGAGAAAC GTGCAATGAGAACACCACAGGGGTACAGATGCCAACGCCTCTCCTGGCCCAAACGTTTGAGACCCAGAGGGAGGAATACGGAGCGGTCGAGGTGGAGAGCGTCTTGACCGTGGGGCAGTCCAACCATAGGATGACCGTGGAGTGTGTGGCTTTTAACCTGGTTGGAGTCAGCAAAGACACCTTTGCCATTGAAGTTTCTG ATAAACTGTTCACCTCCACCCTATTGGGTGCAGCCGGTATTTTGGCCATTCTCATCCTGCTCCTTATAATCCTTCTCTACAAGTATAAGCAG AAACCAAGATATGAGATCCGATGGAAGATCATTCAGGCCACTGATGGAAACAACTACACGTTCATTGACCCAACTCAGCTGCCTTACAATGAAAAGTGGGAGTTTCCCAGAGATAAGCTCAAGCTAG GAAAGATCCTGGGTGCCGGGGCCTTTGGTAAGGTGGTGGAGGCCACTGCCTATGGCCTGGGAAAGGAAGACAATGTGATGCGAGTAGCTGTCAAGATGCTCAAAG CTAGTGCCCACTCGGATGAGAGAGAAGCTCTGATGTCAGAACTGAAAATCCTGAGTCACCTGGGACAGCACAAGAATATTGTCAACCTGCTGGGAGCCTGCACTCAGGCGG GACCTGTACTGGTGATCACTGAGTACTGTAGTCATGGAGACCTTCTGAACTTCCTTCGACACAAGCAGGAGACCTTTCTGAACTTTGTCATGAACATGCCCGAGGTCCCAGAAGAGACCAGCAACTACAAGAATCTCAGCGAGAAGAATCAGTTCATCAGAAG TGACAGTGGGATCTccagtgtgtgttctgacagctATCTGGAGATGAGGCCTGCCCGCCAGCACATCAGCTCCTCTCTGG ACTCTGTGTGTGACGAAGGTGGTCCGGACTCATGGCCTTTGGACATGGATGACCTGCTGAGATTCTCCCATCAGGTAGCTCAGGGACTGGACTTCCTGGCAGCCAAGAAT TGCATTCACCGGGACGTGGCAGCCCGGAACGTTCTCCTAACAGACCGCCATGTTGCTAAGATCTGTGACTTTGGCCTGGCGCGTGACATCATGAACGACTCCAACTATGTGGTGAAGGGAAAT GCTCGCCTGCCTGTGAAGTGGATGGCTCCAGAGAGTATCTTCGACTGTATCTACACTGTGCAGAGTGATGTCTGGTCCTACGGGATTCTGCTATGGGAGATCTTCTCGCTGG GGAAGAGCCCCTACCCCAATATCCTGGTGGATACAAAATTCTACAAGATGATAAAGTGTGGGTATCAGATGTCTCGGCCAGACTTTGCCGCTCCAGAAAT GTATGACATCATGAAATCGTGCTGGAATCTGGAACCGATGGAGCGCCCCACTTTCAGTAAGATCAGTCAACTGATTCAAAGACTACTGGGGGAGGAGCCAAAACATCCAGACCAG cAGCAGGTGACATACCAAAACGTCCAAGAGCAGGACATGCAGGGTGAAGAACTAGATCCATGTGCTGATGATGAAGAGACAAAGTTTTGTGATGGCTCTTGTGACCAGTCATGTGAGAATGAAGAGGAGGAGCAACCGCTGATGAAGACCAACAACTATCAGTTCTGCTGA
- the csf1ra gene encoding macrophage colony-stimulating factor 1 receptor isoform X6: protein MLLYLAFLLGILPIVAQAEWQRPVIKLNSQLVFGPEVVLTKGTQLVLRCEGNGPVNWLTRLAKHRKFISKGNSTVKTFKVDKLSAEHTGTYTCEYTSVDVKRPNLVSTVHVYVKDPAGLFTTSTTALRVVKKEGEDCLLPCLLTDPEATDLGLRMENNTSTPPGMNYTVDPHRGIFIRNLHPSFNADYVCTAKLNGLEMISKAFSINVIQRLRFPPYVFVENDEYVRIVGEKLIIRCTTHNPNFNYNVTWTYNSKKRFTIEEKVSSEENNRLDIVSILTIFSVDQSDTGNITCIGVNEAGVNSSTTSLLVVEEPYIRLAPQLSSKLAHQGLSIEVNEGEDLKLSVLVEAYPQIIAQHWDTPSTSATQEHTFTRYNNRYSATLLLKRMNAQEQGQYTFNARSAMANGSITFQVQMYQRPVAVVRWENITTLTCTSSGYPAPIIFWYQCFGIRETCNENTTGVQMPTPLLAQTFETQREEYGAVEVESVLTVGQSNHRMTVECVAFNLVGVSKDTFAIEVSDKLFTSTLLGAAGILAILILLLIILLYKYKQKPRYEIRWKIIQATDGNNYTFIDPTQLPYNEKWEFPRDKLKLGKILGAGAFGKVVEATAYGLGKEDNVMRVAVKMLKASAHSDEREALMSELKILSHLGQHKNIVNLLGACTQAGPVLVITEYCSHGDLLNFLRHKQETFLNFVMNMPEVPEETSNYKNLSEKNQFIRSDSGISSVCSDSYLEMRPARQHISSSLDSVCDEGGPDSWPLDMDDLLRFSHQVAQGLDFLAAKNCIHRDVAARNVLLTDRHVAKICDFGLARDIMNDSNYVVKGNARLPVKWMAPESIFDCIYTVQSDVWSYGILLWEIFSLGKSPYPNILVDTKFYKMIKCGYQMSRPDFAAPEMYDIMKSCWNLEPMERPTFSKISQLIQRLLGEEPKHPDQQVTYQNVQEQDMQGEELDPCADDEETKFCDGSCDQSCENEEEEQPLMKTNNYQFC from the exons ATGCTGCTCTACCTGGCCTTTCTTCTAGGGATCCTGCCCATAGTAGCTCAAG CAGAATGGCAGCGTCCTGTAATAAAGCTCAACTCCCAACTCGTGTTTGGGCCTGAGGTAGTGCTAACCAAGGGCACTCAACTGGTCCTGAGGTGTGAGGGCAACGGGCCAGTCAACTGGCTCACCCGGTTGGCCAAACATAGGAAATTCATCTCCAAGGGCAACAGCACTGTCAAAACCTTCAAAGTGGACAAACTGTCGGCAGAGCACACTGGGACATATACATGTGAATATACCAGCGTGGATGTCAAGCGCCCGAACCTGGTCTCCACAGTTCATGTTTATGTGAAAG ACCCAGCCGGCCTTTTCACAACCAGCACCACGGCCCTACGTGTGGTGAAGAAGGAGGGGGAGGACTGCCTGCTCCCCTGCCTGCTTACTGACCCGGAGGCCACAGACCTCGGTCTCCGCATGGAAAACAACACCTCCACACCACCAGGGATGAACTACACAGTCGACCCCCACAGAGGCATCTTCATCCGCAACCTCCACCCGAGCTTCAACGCTGATTACGTCTGCACTGCCAAGCTCAACGGCCTGGAGATGATCTCCAAGGCTTTTTCCATCAACGTCATCCAAA GGCTACGTTTCCCGCCGTACGTGTTCGTGGAGAACGACGAGTATGTCCGTATTGTTGGAGAAAAGCTGATAATCCGCTGCACCACCCACAATCCAAACTTCAACTATAATGTCACGTGGACTTACAACTCCAAGAAG AGATTCACCATAGAAGAGAAAGTCAGCTCTGAGGAGAATAACCGTCTGGACATTGTGAGCATCCTGACAATTTTCTCAGTGGACCAGTCAGACACTGGCAACATAACCTGCATCGGCGTTAACGAGGCTGGAGTAAACAGTTCCACCACCTCCTTGCTAGTTGTAG AGGAACCCTACATCCGTCTGGCCCCGCAACTGTCCTCCAAGCTGGCCCACCAAGGCCTGTCCATCGAGGTGAACGAGGGAGAGGACTTAAAGCTCAGTGTCCTGGTCGAGGCTTACCCCCAGATCATAGCCCAGCACTGGGACACACCCAGCACCTCTGCCACACAGGAACACACCTTCACACGCTACAACAACAG ATATTCTGCTACCCTGCTGCTGAAGAGAATGAATGCACAAGAGCAGGGCCAGTACACTTTCAATGCCAGGAGTGCCATGGCCAACGGATCCATAACATTCCAAGTGCAAATGTATC AGAGGCCAGTTGCCGTGGTGAGGTGGGAAAACATCACCACCCTCACATGCACATCATCGGGTTACCCTGCTCCCATCATCTTCTGGTACCAATGTTTTGGAATACGAGAAAC GTGCAATGAGAACACCACAGGGGTACAGATGCCAACGCCTCTCCTGGCCCAAACGTTTGAGACCCAGAGGGAGGAATACGGAGCGGTCGAGGTGGAGAGCGTCTTGACCGTGGGGCAGTCCAACCATAGGATGACCGTGGAGTGTGTGGCTTTTAACCTGGTTGGAGTCAGCAAAGACACCTTTGCCATTGAAGTTTCTG ATAAACTGTTCACCTCCACCCTATTGGGTGCAGCCGGTATTTTGGCCATTCTCATCCTGCTCCTTATAATCCTTCTCTACAAGTATAAGCAG AAACCAAGATATGAGATCCGATGGAAGATCATTCAGGCCACTGATGGAAACAACTACACGTTCATTGACCCAACTCAGCTGCCTTACAATGAAAAGTGGGAGTTTCCCAGAGATAAGCTCAAGCTAG GAAAGATCCTGGGTGCCGGGGCCTTTGGTAAGGTGGTGGAGGCCACTGCCTATGGCCTGGGAAAGGAAGACAATGTGATGCGAGTAGCTGTCAAGATGCTCAAAG CTAGTGCCCACTCGGATGAGAGAGAAGCTCTGATGTCAGAACTGAAAATCCTGAGTCACCTGGGACAGCACAAGAATATTGTCAACCTGCTGGGAGCCTGCACTCAGGCGG GACCTGTACTGGTGATCACTGAGTACTGTAGTCATGGAGACCTTCTGAACTTCCTTCGACACAAGCAGGAGACCTTTCTGAACTTTGTCATGAACATGCCCGAGGTCCCAGAAGAGACCAGCAACTACAAGAATCTCAGCGAGAAGAATCAGTTCATCAGAAG TGACAGTGGGATCTccagtgtgtgttctgacagctATCTGGAGATGAGGCCTGCCCGCCAGCACATCAGCTCCTCTCTGG ACTCTGTGTGTGACGAAGGTGGTCCGGACTCATGGCCTTTGGACATGGATGACCTGCTGAGATTCTCCCATCAGGTAGCTCAGGGACTGGACTTCCTGGCAGCCAAGAAT TGCATTCACCGGGACGTGGCAGCCCGGAACGTTCTCCTAACAGACCGCCATGTTGCTAAGATCTGTGACTTTGGCCTGGCGCGTGACATCATGAACGACTCCAACTATGTGGTGAAGGGAAAT GCTCGCCTGCCTGTGAAGTGGATGGCTCCAGAGAGTATCTTCGACTGTATCTACACTGTGCAGAGTGATGTCTGGTCCTACGGGATTCTGCTATGGGAGATCTTCTCGCTGG GGAAGAGCCCCTACCCCAATATCCTGGTGGATACAAAATTCTACAAGATGATAAAGTGTGGGTATCAGATGTCTCGGCCAGACTTTGCCGCTCCAGAAAT GTATGACATCATGAAATCGTGCTGGAATCTGGAACCGATGGAGCGCCCCACTTTCAGTAAGATCAGTCAACTGATTCAAAGACTACTGGGGGAGGAGCCAAAACATCCAGACCAG CAGGTGACATACCAAAACGTCCAAGAGCAGGACATGCAGGGTGAAGAACTAGATCCATGTGCTGATGATGAAGAGACAAAGTTTTGTGATGGCTCTTGTGACCAGTCATGTGAGAATGAAGAGGAGGAGCAACCGCTGATGAAGACCAACAACTATCAGTTCTGCTGA